In one window of Bacteroidota bacterium DNA:
- a CDS encoding T9SS type A sorting domain-containing protein gives MERFIAFGLRLSVLTLVTLALVVSEHHAALAQQADPGPERGRALAVPAAHQATLSPATPQLRLNPAHTAWDLREGWAAGAAPQRFGAGAPAQVVGIGFEGRYPNNAEAWLTGPMVTVPSVQGQRSVLRFEEAFEIESHYDAGTVLVSPDGVTWRAVSTRSGASDWRTAEVDLTRFAGQRLHLAFRLTTDDQHAFDGWYLGDVRLASVASPTTATITSLNAQLFPSIFLDVVVEDANGDAILDLAPEDFCVFENGVQQTDLFDVTLPDEGGGVRLVDIVFIIDNSGSLGDEQAAVEDNVTDFVNDLADAGVNFALGLTRYGASANGGNPIIENGGNLTTDENFFLNTVYPRNTIDGSFEPGFEAIVASTTGYNFRPGAQRVFIIVTDETPFQGPTTQAEAQTALVNTSTTLFSVVSQFLFPDFQPLTDATDGELIDILDPFDEVFDFISNLISDSYRISYRSSDPVRNGIERTVRVEVKTDTTPVTDVTTYTPGAAPTITRTPATIALSDNGQLDGVPLTIEAEVVDTVAPLVQAVTLFYRTLGDLDYTSTPMVNQGGDLYQATIPGTSVRDPFVEYYITATDSESTVSAPATTPGDAPFQIAVLPNQPPNLTHTPVTSATDATAIPIQATASDNTMVLVGVSVFYRRAGQISYTEIAMTNTSGDAFSAEIPASEVTPAGVEYYVRAVDDFSVGTSVGTVDAPIVVEVGEPSGGVLALDIEVEIDESEVMVVGTVSSTDTVPRDVAVACTVTLPDGQTRGLQTMTFIVPAGGETSGMRTRAGSTLAAGEYTLTCDLLEDGTVLDTDTVSFELSAVGGLAAYPNPFNPSTEISFALEASAEVSLVVYDVLGRQVMRLHDGALEAGEHRIEFDASRLASGFYLARLQTGDVVQVEHLVLLK, from the coding sequence ATGGAACGATTCATTGCGTTCGGGCTGCGCCTATCAGTCCTAACCCTAGTCACCCTGGCCTTGGTGGTCTCTGAGCACCACGCCGCCCTCGCCCAACAAGCAGACCCTGGCCCCGAGCGGGGGCGCGCGCTTGCGGTGCCGGCAGCCCATCAGGCCACCCTCTCCCCGGCCACGCCTCAACTCCGACTCAACCCGGCCCATACGGCGTGGGACCTGCGTGAGGGGTGGGCCGCGGGCGCCGCGCCGCAGCGCTTCGGCGCCGGTGCCCCCGCGCAGGTCGTCGGCATCGGCTTCGAGGGCCGCTACCCGAACAATGCCGAAGCCTGGCTCACCGGACCCATGGTCACGGTCCCAAGCGTGCAGGGGCAGCGGTCGGTCCTCCGCTTCGAGGAGGCGTTCGAGATCGAGTCGCACTACGACGCCGGGACGGTGCTCGTCTCGCCGGACGGCGTCACCTGGCGCGCGGTCAGTACGCGCAGCGGCGCCAGCGACTGGCGCACGGCGGAAGTGGACCTGACCCGCTTCGCCGGGCAGCGGCTGCACCTCGCCTTCCGCCTGACCACCGACGACCAGCACGCCTTCGACGGGTGGTACCTTGGCGACGTCCGCCTCGCTAGCGTGGCCAGCCCGACGACGGCGACCATCACCAGCCTCAACGCGCAGCTCTTCCCGAGCATCTTCCTCGACGTGGTCGTGGAGGACGCCAACGGCGACGCCATCCTCGACCTGGCCCCCGAAGACTTCTGCGTCTTCGAGAACGGCGTGCAGCAGACCGACCTCTTCGACGTGACCCTGCCCGACGAGGGCGGCGGCGTGCGCCTCGTGGACATCGTCTTCATCATCGACAACAGCGGGAGCCTGGGCGATGAGCAGGCCGCCGTGGAGGACAACGTCACCGACTTCGTCAACGACCTCGCCGATGCCGGGGTCAACTTCGCGCTCGGCCTCACACGCTACGGAGCCAGCGCAAACGGGGGCAACCCGATCATCGAGAACGGCGGCAACCTGACGACCGACGAGAACTTCTTCCTCAACACGGTCTACCCGCGCAACACCATCGACGGCAGCTTCGAGCCGGGCTTCGAGGCCATCGTCGCGTCGACGACCGGCTACAACTTCCGGCCAGGCGCGCAGCGGGTGTTCATCATCGTCACCGACGAGACGCCGTTCCAGGGACCGACCACGCAGGCCGAGGCGCAGACCGCCCTCGTGAACACGTCCACGACCCTCTTCTCGGTCGTCTCGCAGTTCCTGTTCCCGGACTTCCAGCCGCTTACCGACGCCACCGACGGCGAACTCATCGACATCCTCGACCCGTTCGACGAGGTCTTCGACTTCATCTCCAACCTGATCTCGGACAGCTACCGCATCAGCTACCGATCGAGCGATCCCGTCCGCAACGGCATCGAGCGCACCGTGCGCGTGGAGGTCAAGACGGACACGACGCCGGTCACGGACGTGACGACCTACACGCCGGGGGCCGCTCCGACGATCACGCGGACGCCCGCCACGATCGCGCTCAGCGACAACGGCCAGCTCGACGGCGTGCCGCTCACGATCGAAGCGGAGGTGGTGGACACCGTGGCGCCGCTCGTGCAAGCAGTGACGCTGTTCTACCGCACGCTCGGCGACCTCGACTACACGTCCACGCCGATGGTGAACCAGGGCGGCGACCTCTACCAGGCGACCATCCCCGGCACGTCGGTGCGCGACCCGTTCGTGGAGTACTACATCACGGCCACGGACAGCGAGAGCACCGTCTCGGCACCGGCCACGACGCCGGGCGACGCGCCCTTCCAGATCGCCGTGCTGCCGAACCAGCCGCCGAACCTGACGCACACGCCCGTCACGTCGGCGACGGACGCCACCGCGATCCCGATCCAGGCTACCGCGTCAGACAACACCATGGTGCTGGTGGGCGTCTCGGTGTTCTACCGGCGCGCCGGCCAGATCTCCTACACAGAAATCGCCATGACCAACACGAGCGGCGACGCCTTCTCGGCGGAGATTCCCGCCTCAGAAGTCACACCGGCTGGCGTGGAGTACTACGTCCGTGCCGTGGACGACTTCAGCGTCGGGACGTCGGTGGGCACCGTAGACGCGCCGATCGTCGTTGAGGTGGGCGAGCCGAGCGGCGGCGTGCTCGCGCTCGACATCGAGGTGGAGATCGACGAGAGCGAGGTCATGGTGGTCGGCACCGTCTCGAGCACCGACACGGTGCCGCGCGACGTGGCCGTGGCCTGCACGGTCACGCTCCCCGACGGGCAGACGCGCGGCCTCCAGACGATGACGTTCATCGTGCCTGCCGGTGGAGAGACCTCGGGCATGCGCACCCGCGCGGGAAGCACCCTCGCTGCCGGGGAGTACACCCTCACCTGTGACCTCCTCGAAGACGGGACGGTGCTCGACACAGACACGGTGAGCTTCGAGTTGTCGGCGGTGGGCGGCCTCGCAGCCTACCCCAACCCGTTCAACCCGAGCACGGAGATCAGCTTCGCGCTGGAGGCCTCTGCCGAGGTGTCGCTCGTCGTCTACGACGTGCTGGGCCGCCAGGTGATGCGTCTCCACGACGGTGCGCTGGAGGCCGGCGAACACCGCATCGAGTTCGATGCGAGCCGACTGGCCAGCGGCTTCTACCTCGCTCGCCTCCAGACGGGCGATGTGGTGCAGGTCGAGCACCTGGTCTTGCTGAAGTAG
- a CDS encoding T9SS type A sorting domain-containing protein, which yields MRTLALVLAALAALAATATAQPVDFRPVVLTGSDVPDLIGANVTAPVCFAFRDGAWQQCPLQIDEREMLDPASNYPRTVSDAAQLFGGERQLLYTAPQDYPMPGFDPVIRVDSRRGFDADDELVLMARFFGDVVNPAAPPFAPATVSEVLFEGKAVYLFVPTSPLDQSAGIDLVSYTFDLVAGNFPQAYTFEADPTLPDEWGEGDFLAANPEQSPASTAYYSTLFEDRWIQRELRLSDGHGGYGPDLLDRVKYGTRPNTLGNNGVCGRTIWSGSAARGTLGIQKDGPLRAIRFAQGYNSGGLNYVLYQMYERFVVYRMAHQMHSGPGASMWFDLAPEASGMTYTNNLFPDGVAVDGQPEREPGNAFIEDYLDWDYLVGDQGSMVSTWQVETNLTDLYPYSYYEDDTTPETQQCTGDRTAYASAGNVYITGTPENGGMPWTDPSNPASYNSQGKLRFLRLARSIVPEVPNLPEADAQSTVTQLSTPIVFSVREVDVTGGGDVLAPQINGSYSGTSFLGTASDGRPNDTGLATLALSPAATNLALATDSFTEGDATTSFTVTPIDPQVTGSGYVIATDVAGNADSVFVSLDAVVVPFDLAAAATYAFTNATEGTITVTASNIGADPLTSVRVVRSSTAGLAVAQKTITLGALAPGEAKDAVFSFSNATAGATASFQVQDLVVREGESDVSNNDVTVTLDSESDVAAPTLAGSAAGTVWTGTASDSDSNDSGIATVTLAGDATNLTLTVSPFTLGDPQVSLSVELTDAAQPGAGTVVATDIAGNTGTLFLELSPVSGDTAPPILAGSYGASTFEGTARDDRPADTGLASITLRDAVNLRLTVVGDLPGAPSASFRVQPITRKPGRGTLVAIDVAGNESTLFIATDLAGQRATNEGAVNDEVAATDERSDAKEGMFMDAEPDAMRDAMPNEDTGTEPRPPNETAQSGKPTDTRVVDAEVAGKPVSDAGTPSSDDVKDERASTSLTGDKEAVAASVEGESSPETKSPAEADEAVPADAPVAGAASAGVEPVSPFVVEVYPNPLRGVATLRLYLRSESPVRVALYDLTGRRVAIVVDRRLGAGWHGLALDAHALTSGLYLWRAETGFGVETGHLSVVR from the coding sequence ATGCGCACCCTCGCTCTCGTTCTGGCCGCTCTGGCCGCTCTGGCTGCAACGGCTACCGCCCAGCCCGTCGATTTCCGGCCGGTTGTCCTCACCGGCTCGGATGTGCCCGACCTCATCGGCGCGAACGTCACCGCGCCCGTCTGCTTCGCCTTCCGCGACGGCGCGTGGCAGCAGTGCCCCCTCCAGATCGACGAGCGAGAGATGCTCGACCCCGCGTCGAACTATCCGCGCACCGTCTCGGACGCAGCCCAACTCTTCGGCGGCGAGCGGCAACTGCTCTACACCGCCCCGCAGGACTACCCGATGCCCGGCTTCGACCCCGTGATCCGGGTCGACTCCCGGCGCGGGTTCGACGCCGACGACGAACTCGTGCTCATGGCGCGCTTCTTCGGCGACGTGGTCAACCCCGCCGCGCCGCCCTTCGCGCCCGCCACCGTCTCCGAGGTACTGTTCGAGGGCAAGGCCGTCTACCTTTTCGTCCCGACCTCGCCGCTGGACCAGAGCGCAGGCATCGATCTCGTGTCCTACACGTTTGACCTCGTCGCGGGCAACTTTCCGCAGGCCTACACCTTCGAGGCTGACCCCACGCTGCCCGACGAGTGGGGCGAGGGCGACTTCCTCGCCGCCAACCCCGAACAAAGCCCCGCCTCGACGGCCTACTACTCGACGCTTTTCGAGGACCGCTGGATTCAGCGCGAGCTGCGCCTGAGCGACGGCCACGGTGGCTACGGGCCTGACCTCCTCGACCGGGTGAAGTACGGCACCCGGCCCAACACCCTCGGCAACAACGGCGTCTGCGGGCGCACGATCTGGTCCGGCAGCGCCGCCCGCGGCACCCTCGGCATCCAGAAGGACGGCCCGCTCCGGGCGATCCGCTTCGCGCAGGGCTACAACTCCGGTGGCCTCAACTACGTGCTCTACCAGATGTACGAGCGGTTCGTGGTCTACCGCATGGCGCACCAGATGCACAGCGGACCCGGCGCGTCCATGTGGTTCGACCTCGCGCCCGAGGCCAGCGGCATGACCTACACGAACAACCTCTTCCCGGACGGCGTCGCCGTGGACGGCCAGCCTGAACGGGAACCGGGCAACGCGTTCATTGAGGACTACCTCGACTGGGACTACCTCGTCGGCGACCAGGGCTCGATGGTGTCGACGTGGCAGGTGGAGACCAACCTCACTGATCTCTATCCCTATTCCTACTACGAGGACGACACGACGCCCGAGACGCAGCAGTGCACGGGCGACCGGACCGCATACGCCTCAGCGGGGAACGTCTACATCACTGGGACGCCCGAGAACGGCGGGATGCCGTGGACCGACCCCTCTAACCCGGCGTCGTACAACAGCCAGGGCAAGCTGCGCTTCCTCCGCCTCGCGCGCAGCATCGTGCCCGAGGTGCCGAACCTCCCCGAGGCCGATGCCCAGTCGACCGTCACCCAGCTCAGCACGCCCATCGTCTTCTCGGTGCGCGAGGTGGACGTCACCGGCGGCGGCGATGTCCTTGCCCCGCAGATCAACGGCAGCTACAGCGGGACGTCGTTCCTCGGCACCGCATCGGACGGGCGGCCGAACGACACCGGCCTCGCCACGCTCGCGCTCAGCCCGGCGGCCACCAACCTCGCGCTCGCCACCGACTCGTTCACCGAGGGCGACGCAACCACCAGCTTCACCGTGACGCCGATCGACCCGCAGGTGACGGGCTCTGGCTATGTGATCGCGACCGACGTGGCGGGCAACGCCGACTCGGTCTTCGTGAGCCTGGATGCGGTCGTAGTTCCGTTCGATCTCGCAGCGGCGGCCACCTACGCCTTCACGAACGCCACGGAGGGCACGATCACCGTCACCGCGTCGAACATCGGGGCGGACCCACTCACCTCGGTGCGGGTCGTGCGCAGTTCGACGGCAGGCCTCGCCGTCGCGCAAAAGACAATCACGCTCGGAGCCCTCGCGCCGGGCGAGGCCAAGGACGCCGTCTTCTCGTTCTCCAACGCGACCGCCGGGGCGACGGCCTCGTTCCAGGTGCAGGACCTCGTGGTGCGCGAGGGCGAGAGCGACGTGAGCAACAACGACGTCACCGTAACCCTCGATTCCGAGAGCGATGTCGCAGCGCCGACGCTCGCAGGCAGCGCCGCGGGCACGGTGTGGACGGGTACTGCCAGCGATAGTGACTCGAACGACTCAGGCATCGCCACAGTGACGCTCGCGGGTGACGCGACCAACCTCACGCTCACCGTGAGCCCCTTCACGCTGGGCGACCCCCAGGTTTCGCTGAGCGTCGAACTCACCGACGCCGCCCAGCCCGGCGCGGGCACAGTGGTTGCCACCGACATCGCGGGCAATACTGGCACGCTCTTCCTCGAACTCAGTCCTGTGAGCGGCGACACCGCACCGCCAATCCTAGCCGGGAGCTACGGGGCGTCCACCTTCGAGGGCACGGCGCGCGACGACCGCCCGGCCGACACCGGGCTCGCCTCGATCACCCTGCGTGACGCGGTCAACCTGCGCCTCACCGTCGTGGGCGATCTCCCGGGTGCGCCGTCGGCCTCGTTCCGCGTGCAGCCCATCACCCGCAAGCCGGGCCGCGGCACCCTCGTGGCTATCGATGTGGCAGGCAACGAGAGCACGCTGTTCATCGCCACGGACCTGGCAGGCCAGCGCGCGACGAACGAGGGGGCCGTAAATGACGAAGTGGCTGCGACAGACGAGCGTTCTGATGCGAAAGAGGGCATGTTCATGGACGCCGAGCCCGACGCCATGCGCGATGCCATGCCCAACGAGGACACGGGCACAGAGCCGAGACCGCCGAATGAGACAGCGCAGTCGGGTAAGCCAACAGACACACGCGTAGTGGATGCTGAAGTCGCCGGGAAGCCGGTGTCTGACGCGGGGACGCCCTCGTCTGACGACGTGAAAGACGAGCGTGCTTCGACCAGCCTGACTGGTGATAAAGAGGCGGTGGCAGCGTCCGTAGAAGGGGAGTCCTCCCCGGAGACGAAGTCGCCCGCAGAGGCGGATGAGGCGGTCCCGGCTGACGCGCCTGTAGCCGGTGCTGCATCCGCTGGGGTCGAGCCGGTCTCGCCGTTCGTGGTCGAGGTGTACCCGAACCCGCTTCGGGGAGTCGCCACGCTCCGGCTCTACCTCCGCTCGGAGAGCCCCGTCCGGGTAGCGCTCTACGATCTCACCGGCCGCCGCGTGGCCATCGTGGTCGACCGGCGACTGGGAGCGGGGTGGCACGGCCTAGCCCTGGATGCTCACGCGTTGACGAGCGGGCTCTATCTCTGGCGCGCGGAAACAGGGTTCGGCGTGGAGACGGGACACCTGTCCGTCGTGCGCTAG
- a CDS encoding alpha/beta hydrolase-fold protein, with amino-acid sequence MLRLHSLAVLLVTVLLGLVPRASAQEFGSFEAFVDSLDAIGAIADASARAAATDALWDDLRAAEAIPFTSGEDVAFLWRGSASRVVVNGDFNAWGNAGWIANSLVRVGQTDVWRLVTSFPADARLDYKLVLNGSNWILDPANPHQQWGGFGPNSELRMPAWTLPGETIPDAAVPAGSLTADVRIESAALGEVNYRVYTPAGYADLAALPTVYVTDGHEYRDDRLGAMQTALDHLIADGVVAPLIAVFIDPRDPATGANRRAEHYIENPDFADFVADELVPAIDAAYRTEARPERRAILGTSLGGVCATYLGVERPDTFGNLAIQSPAYWVAPDLFTRYATAPPSGLRVALTVGTFFDGGDAARNMRDLFADAGYDLAYLEVNEGHSWGAWRAQHDVVLGHLFPGIVFPSNEDSGAPRRLVLDAFPNPSATATTLRFTLGAPSPATLVVYDLLGREVARPRDGTLGAGVHTAQVGTLPPGVYVVRLATPEGTATQRFVQTQ; translated from the coding sequence ATGCTGCGTCTTCATTCCCTCGCCGTCTTGCTGGTCACCGTCCTGCTCGGTCTCGTCCCGCGGGCGAGCGCACAGGAGTTCGGTTCGTTCGAGGCGTTCGTCGACAGCCTCGACGCCATCGGGGCCATCGCCGACGCGTCCGCGCGGGCTGCGGCCACGGACGCGCTGTGGGACGACCTCCGCGCCGCCGAGGCGATCCCGTTCACCAGCGGCGAGGACGTGGCCTTTTTGTGGCGCGGGTCGGCGAGCCGCGTGGTCGTCAACGGTGACTTCAACGCGTGGGGCAACGCGGGGTGGATCGCCAACAGCCTTGTGCGCGTCGGTCAGACCGATGTGTGGCGCCTCGTGACCTCGTTTCCGGCGGATGCCCGGCTCGACTACAAGCTGGTCCTGAACGGCTCAAACTGGATCCTCGACCCCGCAAACCCGCACCAGCAGTGGGGGGGCTTCGGACCGAACTCGGAGCTGCGGATGCCTGCCTGGACGTTGCCGGGGGAGACCATCCCCGATGCCGCCGTGCCTGCGGGCTCGCTCACGGCTGACGTGCGCATCGAGAGCGCCGCGCTTGGCGAGGTCAACTACCGCGTCTACACGCCCGCGGGCTACGCCGACCTTGCCGCGCTCCCGACGGTCTACGTCACCGACGGCCACGAGTACCGCGACGACCGCCTCGGCGCGATGCAGACGGCCCTGGACCACCTCATCGCCGACGGGGTCGTAGCCCCGCTCATCGCCGTGTTCATCGACCCGCGCGACCCCGCGACCGGGGCCAACCGCCGTGCTGAGCACTACATCGAGAACCCCGACTTCGCTGACTTCGTGGCCGACGAACTCGTGCCAGCCATCGACGCGGCCTACCGGACGGAGGCGCGGCCCGAGCGCCGCGCCATCCTCGGGACGAGCCTCGGAGGCGTCTGCGCGACCTACCTCGGCGTGGAGCGCCCGGACACGTTCGGCAACCTCGCGATCCAGTCGCCCGCCTACTGGGTGGCACCGGACCTCTTCACGCGCTACGCCACGGCCCCGCCATCTGGACTTCGCGTCGCCCTGACCGTCGGCACCTTCTTCGACGGTGGGGACGCCGCCCGCAACATGCGCGACCTCTTCGCTGACGCGGGCTACGACCTGGCCTACCTCGAAGTGAACGAGGGGCACTCGTGGGGTGCCTGGCGCGCGCAGCATGATGTCGTCCTCGGTCACCTCTTCCCCGGCATCGTCTTCCCCAGCAATGAAGACAGCGGCGCGCCACGGCGCCTCGTCCTCGATGCCTTCCCCAATCCATCGGCCACGGCTACGACGCTGCGCTTCACGCTGGGCGCACCTAGCCCGGCGACGCTGGTCGTCTATGACCTCCTCGGCCGCGAGGTCGCCCGCCCCCGCGACGGCACGCTGGGCGCAGGCGTCCACACCGCGCAGGTGGGCACGCTGCCACCAGGGGTCTACGTCGTCCGCCTCGCTACGCCCGAAGGCACGGCGACGCAGCGCTTCGTGCAGACGCAGTAG